In one window of Streptomyces sp. NBC_01224 DNA:
- a CDS encoding helix-turn-helix domain-containing protein: MPGGRLTQQERQQIALGLADSLPYAEIARRLDRPTSTITREVMRNGGPTAYRADLAHRATERRAHRRRPASSRGPESVPQPHGRDAEAVAEYEETFTTVLMASGLTKMTARVLTCLFTTDAGSLTASQLAQRLQVSPASISKAIAFLESQSLVRRERDERRRDRYVVDDELFYQATIASARSNDQLVETARQGVAILGPHTPAATRLENIARFLDFISESITRAAEQAREVLHTKPETTSNDTAQPSPDHG; the protein is encoded by the coding sequence ATGCCGGGAGGCAGGCTCACCCAGCAGGAACGTCAGCAGATCGCGCTGGGGCTGGCCGACAGCCTCCCCTACGCCGAGATCGCCCGACGCCTCGACCGTCCGACCTCGACAATCACGCGTGAGGTGATGCGCAACGGCGGCCCCACCGCCTACCGCGCCGACCTGGCCCACCGCGCCACCGAACGCCGCGCCCACCGGCGCAGGCCCGCCTCCTCCCGAGGGCCGGAGTCGGTCCCCCAGCCGCACGGACGCGACGCCGAGGCCGTGGCCGAGTACGAGGAGACGTTCACCACCGTCCTCATGGCTTCGGGCCTGACCAAGATGACGGCCCGGGTGCTGACCTGCCTGTTCACCACCGACGCGGGCAGCCTCACCGCGTCCCAACTCGCCCAGCGCCTCCAGGTCAGCCCGGCGTCCATCTCCAAAGCGATCGCCTTCCTGGAGAGCCAGAGCCTCGTCCGCCGAGAACGCGACGAACGCCGCCGCGACCGCTACGTCGTCGACGACGAACTCTTCTACCAGGCGACGATCGCCAGCGCCCGATCCAACGACCAGCTCGTCGAAACCGCACGCCAAGGCGTCGCCATCCTCGGCCCCCACACCCCCGCCGCCACCCGCCTGGAGAACATCGCCCGCTTCCTCGACTTCATCAGCGAAAGCATCACCCGCGCCGCTGAACAGGCCCGCGAAGTCCTCCACACCAAACCCGAAACAACCTCGAACGACACCGCCCAACCAAGCCCAGACCACGGATAG
- a CDS encoding DUF4097 family beta strand repeat-containing protein, translated as MQKFDTPAPISAVLDIPAGRIQFIAADRADTTVEVLPADPSKSRDTKAAEQTTVAYADGVLRITASTPNSQLSGPSGSLEVTVQLPADSRIEAKAASAELRGVGRLGDVAFEGAYRQIKIDEAASVRLAAIDGDIEVGRLNGPAEISTARGDIRIAEAVRGTVVLRTESGDISVAAAAGVSAALDAGTDYGRVSNALKNDGTAELDIRATTSRGDITARSL; from the coding sequence ATGCAGAAGTTCGACACCCCCGCCCCCATCTCCGCCGTCCTGGACATCCCCGCCGGACGCATCCAGTTCATCGCCGCAGACCGCGCCGACACCACCGTCGAGGTCCTGCCCGCCGACCCCTCCAAGAGCCGCGACACCAAGGCCGCTGAGCAGACCACCGTCGCCTACGCCGACGGCGTCCTGCGGATCACGGCCTCGACCCCCAACAGCCAGCTCTCCGGCCCCTCCGGATCCCTGGAGGTCACCGTCCAGCTGCCCGCCGACTCCCGCATCGAGGCCAAGGCCGCCAGTGCCGAGCTCCGCGGCGTCGGACGCCTCGGCGACGTCGCCTTCGAAGGCGCGTACCGCCAGATCAAGATCGACGAGGCCGCGAGCGTCCGCCTCGCTGCGATCGACGGCGACATCGAGGTCGGCCGGCTCAACGGCCCCGCGGAGATCAGCACCGCAAGGGGCGACATCCGGATCGCCGAGGCCGTGCGCGGCACGGTCGTGCTCCGCACCGAGTCCGGCGACATTTCGGTCGCCGCCGCCGCCGGTGTCTCGGCCGCCCTGGACGCCGGCACCGACTACGGCCGCGTCAGCAACGCCCTCAAGAACGATGGCACCGCCGAACTCGACATCCGCGCCACCACCTCCCGCGGCGACATCACCGCCCGCAGCCTCTGA
- a CDS encoding TetR/AcrR family transcriptional regulator, translated as MSVHERKRANRHRLIVSTTRELAEAHGWDAVTTRRLAERIEYSQPVLYSHFRGKNEIVAAVALEGFAELTTALRAAVPEGPADREAVAALARAYTDFAARNHALYDAMFSLDNGLPFADDATPAPLREAFQALLDPLVDHAHPDEPGLFVETFWAALHGLVTLTRAGRLPADRVPDRLALLVDRFVPR; from the coding sequence ATGTCAGTACACGAACGCAAGCGGGCCAACCGCCACAGACTGATCGTCTCCACGACCCGCGAACTCGCCGAGGCCCACGGCTGGGACGCCGTCACCACGCGCCGGCTCGCCGAGCGGATCGAGTACAGCCAGCCCGTGCTCTACAGCCACTTCCGGGGCAAGAACGAGATCGTGGCAGCGGTCGCGCTGGAGGGGTTCGCCGAGCTGACGACCGCGCTGCGCGCCGCGGTGCCGGAGGGGCCCGCCGACCGGGAGGCGGTGGCCGCACTGGCCCGCGCCTACACCGACTTCGCCGCGCGCAACCACGCCCTGTACGACGCGATGTTCAGCCTCGACAACGGCCTCCCCTTCGCCGACGATGCCACGCCCGCTCCACTGCGCGAGGCGTTCCAGGCCCTGCTGGACCCGCTCGTCGACCACGCACACCCCGATGAACCGGGGTTGTTCGTCGAGACGTTCTGGGCCGCTCTGCACGGACTGGTCACCCTCACCCGCGCCGGACGCCTGCCCGCCGACCGGGTCCCCGACCGCCTCGCGCTCCTGGTCGACCGCTTCGTCCCCCGCTAG
- a CDS encoding DUF1772 domain-containing protein — translation MEFAVAVFVNPILDRLPNDGGVEARSDGARVLGRVMPFWYIGSVVLGAVWSTLTWGDAGASLVAAGAALLVVSVVMSILLLVPINSRVASWSQEGVPADWKQQVGRWDRFHYVRVGVIVLAFTLFAVALV, via the coding sequence GTGGAGTTCGCGGTGGCGGTGTTCGTGAACCCGATCCTCGACCGGCTTCCGAACGACGGCGGGGTCGAAGCCCGCAGCGACGGGGCGCGTGTCCTGGGCCGGGTGATGCCGTTCTGGTACATCGGCTCGGTCGTTCTCGGCGCGGTGTGGTCCACGCTGACGTGGGGCGACGCGGGCGCGTCGCTCGTCGCCGCGGGCGCAGCGCTGCTCGTGGTGAGCGTGGTGATGTCGATCCTGCTGCTCGTGCCGATCAACTCACGCGTCGCGAGCTGGTCACAGGAAGGCGTGCCCGCGGACTGGAAGCAGCAGGTGGGGCGTTGGGACCGGTTCCACTACGTCCGTGTGGGCGTCATCGTGCTCGCCTTCACGCTGTTCGCCGTGGCCCTCGTCTAG
- a CDS encoding DUF4232 domain-containing protein: protein MKLSHTSATFLAGLTLVSALALTACNGNDGSTDAVPAGSSSSASTGGNGGSGSGESDQGSSGSSKGSGTGNSSSGGNSKESGNGGTAAGTGSNKQSVGICRSDELEISAADNTTDKEEGVVTVQFKNGGGRDCTISGFAGVDLKTASGDTMSAERNGDKPRPDVLKDGESAAFNITFPVNNTGGSGVRVSKILVTPPNETKTVTIAWPAGSLPADNPDSQSRPIRISPLGKVSDSPAG, encoded by the coding sequence ATGAAGCTCAGTCACACCAGCGCGACGTTCCTCGCCGGCCTCACGCTGGTCAGCGCCCTCGCTCTGACCGCCTGCAACGGCAACGACGGCAGTACGGACGCGGTGCCCGCCGGCTCCTCTTCCAGCGCCTCGACGGGTGGGAACGGCGGCTCCGGCAGTGGCGAATCGGACCAGGGCTCCAGCGGCAGCAGCAAGGGAAGCGGCACCGGAAACAGCAGCAGCGGCGGCAACAGCAAGGAAAGCGGCAACGGAGGCACCGCCGCCGGCACCGGCTCCAACAAGCAGTCGGTCGGCATCTGCCGCAGCGACGAGCTGGAGATCAGCGCCGCCGACAACACGACCGACAAGGAGGAGGGCGTCGTCACCGTCCAGTTCAAGAACGGCGGCGGCCGCGACTGCACCATCAGCGGCTTCGCCGGCGTCGACCTGAAGACGGCATCGGGCGACACCATGTCCGCGGAACGCAACGGCGACAAGCCCCGCCCCGACGTCCTCAAGGACGGCGAGTCCGCCGCCTTCAACATCACCTTCCCGGTCAACAACACCGGCGGCTCCGGCGTGCGCGTGTCCAAGATCCTGGTGACTCCGCCGAACGAGACGAAGACCGTCACCATCGCCTGGCCCGCGGGCTCCCTCCCGGCCGACAACCCGGACTCCCAGAGCCGGCCGATCCGGATCAGCCCGCTCGGCAAGGTCAGCGACTCCCCCGCGGGCTGA
- a CDS encoding CDP-alcohol phosphatidyltransferase family protein: MTSAPALAELREVCQPNAKLQSRNGEHWAGRLYMRRISLRTTRQLVRTRVTPDQLTWTMVVCGVASGFALLIPGLTGAVLAAVLFQLFLLFDCVDGEVARWKGQNSATGIYVDRLGAYLADAALMIGAGFRAARGSSDLWVSVGLAAALGVVLLKASTDLVDVARYRRGLPLADDEATRPRSAGLASARRLASAFKIHRITNGIEASLVLLAVAVVDLFMGSIEATQVTVLAIAAITWVMVVAHLASILSSSRLR, translated from the coding sequence ATGACGAGTGCTCCGGCATTGGCAGAGCTGCGTGAGGTCTGTCAGCCGAACGCGAAGCTTCAGAGCCGTAACGGGGAGCACTGGGCGGGCCGCCTGTACATGCGGCGGATCTCCCTGCGGACCACCCGGCAGCTGGTGCGTACGCGCGTGACGCCCGATCAGCTCACCTGGACGATGGTGGTGTGCGGGGTGGCGTCCGGCTTCGCGCTCCTCATACCCGGCCTGACCGGGGCCGTGCTCGCGGCGGTGCTCTTCCAGCTGTTCCTGCTCTTCGACTGTGTGGACGGCGAAGTGGCGCGCTGGAAGGGGCAGAACAGTGCGACGGGCATCTACGTCGACCGGCTCGGGGCCTACCTGGCGGACGCGGCGCTCATGATCGGGGCCGGCTTCCGGGCGGCGCGCGGCTCCTCGGACCTCTGGGTGTCGGTGGGACTCGCGGCGGCACTCGGAGTCGTCCTGCTGAAGGCGTCCACCGACCTGGTGGATGTCGCACGCTACCGCCGCGGTCTGCCGCTCGCCGACGACGAGGCGACCCGGCCGCGGTCGGCGGGGCTCGCCTCGGCGCGACGGCTGGCGTCGGCCTTCAAGATCCATCGGATCACCAACGGCATCGAGGCCTCCCTCGTCCTGCTGGCGGTTGCCGTGGTCGACCTGTTCATGGGCAGCATCGAGGCGACCCAGGTCACGGTGCTGGCCATCGCGGCCATCACCTGGGTCATGGTCGTGGCTCACCTGGCCTCGATCCTGTCCTCCTCACGCCTTCGCTGA
- a CDS encoding helix-turn-helix domain-containing protein, with protein sequence MDTQQVSAPSRAASPVRGDATPSSGVVHINSRHTSHFTVVGNHLAQHHELSLLAIGLATHIQSLPAGTKVGIKPLTERFPDSEARIAAALRELEVHGYLRRTRERLPNGRVVTRTCSYNQPGSTDAHLVPAPRRRPKPIHPAPVAAPAPALAPVVTPAPPTPETPAPAPTAVTPASPYVPAPTAPKPPHPPLPQPTEPLPQLLHAATALLTDLHRHTPHITLTEREIRHLAPAVATWFERGTTPAAVRQALTNDLPQPLRFPAKFLRHRLIALLPPPITPAYQPAPLQNCDRCDRAFRSPVPGNCHDCTADEPHLLSA encoded by the coding sequence ATGGATACCCAGCAGGTTAGCGCGCCCTCGCGCGCCGCGTCTCCCGTTCGCGGGGACGCCACGCCGTCATCCGGTGTCGTACACATCAACTCCCGCCACACCAGCCACTTCACGGTCGTCGGCAACCACCTCGCCCAGCACCATGAGCTCTCCCTCCTCGCGATCGGCCTCGCCACCCACATCCAGTCGCTCCCCGCCGGGACGAAGGTCGGGATCAAACCCCTCACCGAACGCTTCCCGGACAGCGAGGCCCGCATCGCCGCAGCACTGCGCGAACTGGAAGTCCACGGCTACCTGCGCCGCACCCGCGAACGCCTCCCCAACGGCCGCGTCGTCACCCGCACCTGCTCGTACAACCAACCGGGCTCCACCGACGCCCACCTCGTCCCGGCCCCCAGACGGCGCCCCAAACCCATTCACCCAGCCCCGGTCGCTGCCCCGGCCCCCGCCCTGGCACCGGTTGTCACTCCCGCACCACCGACCCCCGAGACACCCGCACCGGCCCCCACAGCCGTAACCCCCGCATCCCCCTACGTCCCCGCCCCCACCGCACCCAAGCCCCCGCACCCGCCACTCCCCCAACCCACCGAACCCCTCCCCCAACTCCTCCACGCCGCCACCGCGCTCCTCACCGACCTCCACCGCCACACACCCCACATCACCCTCACCGAACGCGAAATCCGCCACCTCGCCCCCGCCGTCGCCACCTGGTTCGAACGCGGCACCACGCCCGCCGCCGTCCGCCAGGCCCTCACCAACGACCTCCCCCAGCCCCTCAGATTCCCGGCCAAATTCTTGAGGCACCGCCTCATCGCCCTCCTCCCACCTCCGATCACTCCCGCCTACCAGCCCGCCCCGCTCCAGAACTGCGACCGCTGCGACCGCGCCTTCCGCTCCCCCGTCCCAGGCAACTGCCACGACTGCACAGCCGACGAGCCGCACCTCCTGTCGGCCTGA
- a CDS encoding DUF397 domain-containing protein — MNTEQLHWFKSSHSDGEGGNCIEVAYDWRKSSYSSGGGGECVEVATCPTTIHIRDSKNVQGPHLDVAPATWSAFVSYARQG; from the coding sequence ATGAACACCGAGCAACTGCACTGGTTCAAGAGCAGCCACAGCGACGGCGAAGGCGGCAACTGCATCGAGGTCGCCTACGACTGGCGCAAGTCCAGTTACAGCAGTGGCGGCGGCGGCGAATGCGTCGAGGTCGCCACCTGCCCCACCACCATCCACATCCGCGACTCCAAGAACGTCCAGGGCCCCCACCTCGACGTCGCCCCCGCCACCTGGTCCGCCTTCGTCTCGTACGCGCGCCAGGGCTGA
- a CDS encoding helix-turn-helix domain-containing protein — MANAEREERPERPAESDGTAHLFRALGKQIKVLRERAGLSQRDLGLAAHCGEDLISAMERGVRTPQPDFLGRADTLLNAGGVLAAAVDEVREALSRSRTRHPDWFRSYARVEADALALHEYSAQVVPGLLQTEAYARAVFTQRRPLLDEATIEKRVADRLDRQQIFERWPAPTLSYVLEETPLRRPIGGRAVHTEQLQRLLHIGRLRTVEIQVMPTHREEHPAIGGTFTLITPKGRQQAVYTELYGHPRLITDSEEVRVFSERYGIIRAQALTPRESLTLIEKMLGEL, encoded by the coding sequence ATGGCGAACGCGGAACGTGAGGAACGACCGGAGCGGCCGGCCGAGTCGGACGGGACGGCGCACCTGTTCAGGGCGCTGGGCAAACAGATCAAGGTGCTACGGGAACGCGCGGGCCTGAGCCAGAGGGATCTGGGGCTCGCTGCGCATTGCGGGGAGGACCTGATCTCCGCGATGGAGCGGGGCGTGCGGACGCCGCAGCCGGACTTCCTGGGGCGTGCCGACACGTTGCTGAACGCGGGAGGCGTGCTGGCGGCGGCGGTCGATGAGGTGCGGGAGGCGTTGTCGCGGTCACGGACGCGGCACCCGGACTGGTTCCGCAGCTATGCGCGGGTGGAGGCCGATGCGCTTGCGTTGCACGAGTACAGCGCCCAGGTCGTGCCCGGCCTGCTTCAAACGGAGGCATACGCACGGGCCGTCTTCACACAGCGCCGCCCATTGCTGGACGAGGCGACCATCGAGAAGCGCGTCGCAGACCGGTTGGATCGGCAACAGATCTTCGAGCGCTGGCCTGCGCCGACCCTCAGCTACGTACTGGAGGAAACCCCGTTGCGGCGACCAATCGGAGGCAGAGCCGTCCACACGGAGCAGCTGCAACGGCTCTTGCACATCGGAAGGCTGCGGACGGTGGAGATCCAGGTCATGCCGACGCATCGCGAGGAACACCCTGCGATTGGCGGCACGTTCACCCTGATCACCCCCAAAGGCCGGCAGCAGGCGGTTTACACAGAGCTCTACGGACATCCACGGCTGATCACAGACTCCGAGGAGGTCCGGGTCTTCAGCGAGCGCTATGGGATCATCCGAGCGCAGGCTCTCACCCCGAGGGAGTCCCTGACGCTGATCGAGAAGATGCTGGGAGAGCTATGA
- a CDS encoding ATP-binding protein encodes MNAEITLVGAEFVQRFSATRRGARLARRLAVHQLDEWGVPYGSELSDDAAVIVSELAANAVLHGLVAGRDFELRLVALAGTLRIEVSDALGERGPQQRRLRADAESGYGLYLVEALATSWGVTDRVVGKTVWAELPAGRH; translated from the coding sequence ATGAACGCCGAAATCACCCTTGTGGGCGCCGAGTTCGTCCAGCGGTTCAGCGCCACCCGCCGAGGCGCGCGGCTCGCCCGTCGGCTCGCTGTGCATCAACTCGACGAGTGGGGTGTGCCGTACGGGAGCGAGCTCTCCGACGATGCCGCCGTGATCGTGTCCGAGCTGGCGGCCAACGCGGTGCTGCACGGGCTCGTAGCGGGGCGGGACTTCGAGCTGAGGCTTGTTGCCCTCGCGGGCACGCTCCGGATCGAGGTGTCGGACGCGCTGGGTGAGCGAGGGCCGCAGCAGCGCCGCCTCCGGGCCGACGCGGAGTCCGGTTACGGCCTGTACCTGGTCGAGGCGCTGGCCACGTCCTGGGGAGTCACCGACCGGGTCGTGGGCAAGACGGTCTGGGCCGAGTTACCTGCCGGTCGCCATTGA
- a CDS encoding NmrA family NAD(P)-binding protein, giving the protein MSIAVLGATGGQGGAVAAALLEAGHAVRAVVRDPGSGRARALAAAGAEVVPGNLFDAGSLAEAFLGTTAAFAVTTPFQDGLEAEVAQGAAIVRAAEDVALPHLVLASVASADRATGIPHFETKARTEELLAGSGIPATVVAPTYFYDNALGALDEVAAGLLTMPLPGDTPLQQVARQDLGRVVAAVVADPDRWIGQRIEVAGDDPTPVRMAEEIGRAAGGTVAFRQTPLADLCTTSPDMFAMYSFLADTGYQVDLEALRRQFPTVPWTPYAAWVDAQKWPTPRIRTT; this is encoded by the coding sequence ATGTCCATCGCGGTACTCGGAGCGACCGGTGGCCAGGGCGGCGCGGTGGCCGCCGCCCTGCTGGAGGCGGGGCATGCCGTGCGCGCCGTGGTGCGGGATCCCGGCAGCGGGCGGGCCAGGGCGCTGGCGGCGGCCGGAGCGGAGGTCGTCCCCGGGAATCTGTTCGACGCGGGCTCGCTCGCCGAGGCGTTCCTGGGCACGACGGCCGCGTTCGCCGTGACCACGCCGTTCCAGGACGGTCTGGAAGCGGAGGTGGCCCAGGGCGCGGCGATCGTGCGGGCCGCCGAGGACGTCGCACTGCCGCATCTGGTGCTGGCTTCTGTCGCCAGTGCGGACCGCGCCACCGGCATCCCGCACTTCGAGACCAAGGCCAGGACCGAGGAACTGCTCGCAGGCTCCGGGATTCCGGCGACGGTGGTGGCACCGACCTACTTCTACGACAACGCGCTGGGCGCGCTGGACGAGGTCGCCGCCGGCCTCCTCACCATGCCGCTTCCCGGTGACACCCCCCTCCAGCAGGTGGCACGGCAGGACCTGGGCCGTGTCGTGGCCGCGGTCGTGGCCGATCCGGACCGATGGATCGGGCAGCGGATCGAGGTGGCGGGCGACGATCCCACGCCGGTCCGGATGGCCGAGGAGATCGGACGGGCCGCGGGCGGCACGGTCGCGTTCCGGCAGACGCCGCTGGCGGACCTGTGCACCACCAGCCCCGACATGTTCGCCATGTACAGCTTTCTGGCGGACACCGGTTACCAGGTGGACCTGGAGGCGTTGCGGAGGCAGTTCCCCACCGTCCCCTGGACTCCGTACGCCGCATGGGTGGACGCCCAGAAGTGGCCGACGCCCCGCATCAGGACAACGTGA
- a CDS encoding RNHCP domain-containing protein — MPRRRPRRSTHRPQKRKDVLHGPGGAHGDAFRCVGCRLDVPLIAPGTAHRNHCPHCLTSLHVDLRIPGDRAADCRGRMTALSLSVRQDGEWTIIHECLTCGELSANRIAGDDNALALMRMAVRPLSDTVVPVRALLAL, encoded by the coding sequence ATGCCGCGGCGTAGACCCCGGCGATCAACGCACCGCCCACAGAAACGAAAGGATGTCCTGCACGGACCGGGCGGCGCCCACGGCGACGCGTTCCGCTGCGTCGGCTGTCGGCTCGACGTGCCGCTGATCGCACCGGGCACCGCCCACCGCAACCACTGCCCGCACTGCCTGACCAGCCTCCACGTCGATCTGCGGATTCCGGGAGACCGGGCCGCCGACTGCCGCGGGCGGATGACGGCGCTCAGCCTGTCCGTCCGGCAGGACGGGGAATGGACGATCATCCACGAGTGCCTGACCTGCGGTGAGCTCAGCGCCAACCGCATCGCGGGGGACGACAACGCCCTGGCGCTGATGCGCATGGCCGTACGTCCTCTGTCCGACACCGTCGTCCCCGTGCGAGCACTGCTCGCGCTGTGA
- a CDS encoding RNHCP domain-containing protein, producing the protein MSTDNPKNHSAKSSANGAGAYLRTDTFTCLWCGLTVATLAPDGSRRNHCPSCLHSQHCLDHVEGGPSDCGARMTPISIAVLRTGGWMVIHRCTRCDELTSNPVCGDDNQLILMRMAVRPLAQPPFPLEAFGDL; encoded by the coding sequence GTGTCCACCGACAACCCCAAGAACCATTCGGCCAAGTCCTCCGCCAACGGCGCCGGCGCCTATCTGAGGACCGACACCTTCACGTGCCTGTGGTGCGGGCTGACCGTCGCCACACTCGCGCCCGACGGCAGCCGTCGCAACCACTGCCCCAGCTGCCTGCACTCGCAGCACTGCCTCGACCACGTCGAGGGCGGACCGTCCGACTGCGGGGCGCGTATGACCCCGATCTCCATCGCGGTGCTCCGTACCGGTGGCTGGATGGTCATCCACCGCTGCACCCGCTGCGACGAGCTGACCTCCAACCCGGTCTGCGGGGACGACAACCAGCTGATCCTGATGCGGATGGCCGTACGTCCACTGGCCCAACCGCCCTTCCCGCTCGAAGCGTTCGGTGACCTGTGA